In Choloepus didactylus isolate mChoDid1 chromosome X, mChoDid1.pri, whole genome shotgun sequence, a genomic segment contains:
- the LOC119523148 gene encoding signal recognition particle 19 kDa protein: protein MACAAARSPADQDRFICIYPAYLNNKKTIAEGRRIPIEKAVENPTATEIQDVCLAVGLNAFLEKNKMYSREWNRDVQYRGRVRVQLKQEDGSLCLVQFPSRKSVMLYAAEMIPKLKTRTQKTGGGDQSLQQGEGSKKGKGKKKK from the coding sequence ATGGCTTGCGCCGCCGCGCGGTCCCCTGCGGACCAGGACAGGTTCATTTGTATCTATCCTGCTTATTTAAATAACAAGAAGACCATCGCGGAGGGGAGGCGGATCCCCATAGAAAAGGCTGTTGAAAATCCTACAGCTACAGAGATTCAAGATGTATGTCTGGCAGTTGGACTTAATGCAtttcttgagaaaaataaaatgtattctagAGAATGGAATCGAGATGTTCAGTACAGGGGCAGAGTCCGAGTCCAGCTCAAACAGGAAGATGGCAGCCTCTGTCTCGTACAGTTCCCgtcacgtaagtcagtaatgttgtATGCAGCAGAAATGATACCTAAACTAAAAACAAGGACTCAAAAAACAGGAGGTGGTGACCAAAGTCTTCAGCAAGGAGAAGGAAGtaaaaaagggaaagggaagaagaagaagTGA